A single region of the Branchiostoma lanceolatum isolate klBraLanc5 chromosome 1, klBraLanc5.hap2, whole genome shotgun sequence genome encodes:
- the LOC136436266 gene encoding neuropilin and tolloid-like protein 2 — protein sequence MAMDERARMEPKHRPTFLLVVLFVCLFSSSQAGFLDSLTNYISIKNMCNKTIDASDSQYITWDASAEGVATSYIYGYDDNVYCTLTLRYPGRLFYVQYIQVDMEKPSSPDKDCPDYVRLYDGNSTLATPLSSAVCDYNTADVSVISRTNAVTIEFSSDNKTTSNKGVQLLYSTFYRPTNDNKTCSGTDFQCDSGDCISANLICDFQVHCADRSDESSKKGSASSCIELGVFEDFLKTFLSLGLAAVIGIIVAVVVVLIIIIIVCCICCCKLCKKSDNTAV from the exons ATGGCGATGGACGAAAGAGCGAGGATGGAGCCCAAACATCGCCCAACCTTCCTGCTGGTTGTCCTGTTTGTCTGCCTCTTTTCTTCTTCCCAAGCTGGGTTTCTGGACTCGCTAACCAACTACA TATCCATCAAGAACATGTGCAACAAGACGATAGATGCATCCGACTCACAGTACATCACGTGGGACGCCAGTGCCGAGGGCGTGGCCACCTCCTACATCTACGGCTACGATGACAACGTGTACTGCACCCTGACTTTACGTTATCCAGGGAGACTATTCTACGTGCAGTACATCCAA GTGGATATGGAGAAGCCGTCGTCCCCGGACAAAGATTGTCCGGACTACGTCAGACTGTACGATGGGAACTCCACACTGGCCACGCCCCTGTCGTCTGCCGTCTGTGACTAT AACACCGCGGATGTAAGTGTGATCTCCAGAACCAACGCTGTGACGATAGAGTTCAGCTCCGACAACAAGACGACCTCCAACAAGGGCGTCCAGCTCCTATATTCCACATTCTACAGGCCCACCAACGACAACA AAACGTGTTCGGGAACTGACTTCCAGTGCGACAGTGGGGACTGCATCTCAGCAAACCTGATATGCGACTTCCAAGTCCACTGCGCCGACAGGTCAGACGAAAGTAGTAAAAAGGGATCCGCGTCCAGTTGCATAG AACTTGGCGTGTTTGAAGACTTCTTGAAGACCTTCCTCAGCCTCGGCCTGGCCGCCGTCATCGGCATCATCGTGGCCGTGGTGGTGgtgctcatcatcatcatcatcgtctgcTGCATCTGCTGTTGCAAGCTATGCAAGAAGTCGGACAACACTGCCGTCTAG
- the LOC136443776 gene encoding cholinesterase 2-like, with product MMFQLLAALCVVSGVFHLPEGVAAADVTAPAGRVSGLELDVLGSKVNEFLGIPFAKPPVGNRRFKHAEALPPWDGIYNATRKPHACVQQVNEDEYSLWALNTMTSEDCLFLSVWQPSPAPTGAAVMVWIYGGSFQRGAITAPTYDGRYLAATEGVIVVGVNYRVSTLGFLYAGTDDAPGNVGLTDQVLALKWVKNNIAAFGGDPAKVTLFGESSGGSCVAFHLLSPGSRDLFNRAILQSGTALITWGRDTKGAAYEKTLTIAKAVGCPTDQGKAKMLECFRGKKGQELVSSSTLEYTSFYPTEDGTVIPESPFASYEKGAFKKADILLGSNENEGTYFLESFAAPGFSADTESLITKQQYLEGIPYMVAEINEFAVDAAAFQYTDWHNLNKASMYRDAIDSLYTDFYFVCPDVMTGRGHVREGAMAYMYSC from the exons ATGATGTTTCAACTTCTGGCTGCACTCTGTGTGGTGTCAGGAGTGTTCCACCTCCCGGAGGGGGTGGCAGCCGCTGATGTAACTGCTCCGGCTGGGCGAGTTTCCGGACTGGAGCTGGACGTGCTCGGGTCAAAG GTGAACGAGTTTCTGGGAATCCCGTTTGCCAAGCCACCAGTCGGAAACCGGCGGTTCAAACATGCAGAGGCCTTACCACCGTGGGACGGGATATACAACGCAACAAG AAAACCCCACGCATGTGTACAACAGGTGAACGAAGACGAATACTCCCTGTGGGCGCTGAACACCATGACTAGCGAGGACTGCCTGTTCCTGAGCGTGTGGCAGCCGTCTCCTGCCCCCACCGGAGCCGCCGTCATGGTCTGGATCTACGGAGGGTCGTTTCAGAG GGGAGCGATCACAGCTCCTACATACGACGGGCGTTACCTCGCGGCCACGGAAGGCGTGATCGTGGTGGGGGTGAACTACCGGGTCAGCACGCTAGGCTTCCTGTACGCGGGGACGGACGACGCGCCCGGGAACGTCGGGCTCACGGACCAGGTCCTGGCGCTCAAGTGGGTGAAGAACAACATCGCCGCGTTTGGAGGAGACCCAGCAAAG GTGACTCTCTTCGGAGAAAGTTCCGGTGGAAGCTGCGTTGCTTTTCACCTGCTTTCCCCGGGTAGTAGGGACCTCTTTAACCGAGCAATACTTCAGAGCGGGACGGCTCTTATAACCTGGGGACGAGATACCAAGGGCGCTGCGTACGAGAAGACCCTGACGATCGCTAAGGCTGTGGGTTGTCCAACCGACCAGGGTAAAGCTAAGATGTTAGAATGTTTCCGAGGCAAAAAAGGGCAAGAGCTTGTTAGTAGTTCAACCTTGGAATACACAAGTTTCTATCCTACAGAAGACGGTACTGTTATCCCAGAAAGCCCTTTCGCTTCTTATGAGAAGGGAGCGTTCAAGAAAGCAGATATTCTCCTCGGATCCAACGAAAACGAAGGCACTTATTTCCTCGAGAGCTTCGCGGCACCCGGGTTTAGCGCAGACACGGAGAGCCTCATCACTAAACAGCAGTATCTCGAAGGGATCCCGTACATGGTGGCTGAGATAAACGAGTTCGCGGTGGACGCTGCGGCCTTCCAGTACACCGACTGGCATAACCTGAACA